The Candidatus Methylomirabilota bacterium genome has a segment encoding these proteins:
- a CDS encoding putative selenate ABC transporter substrate-binding protein, with the protein MGRRWIYVGLSSVVAIVVSLGLLSPAWSETPKELRVSAIPDENPTELMRIYAPFAEYLSKELGIPVRYYPVVDYAATVEALAAKKLDLVWYGGFTFVQARRRTGNAIPVVSREEDLRFHSKFITRPETGIKALTDLKGKTFSFGSVSSTSGHLMPRYFLLQKGIDPEKDFAKFSFSGAHDATVLWVESGKVDAGALNEAVWDKLVQAKKVDPNKVQVFWTTPPYIDYVWTVRGDLDSALVEKIATAFTKLNYNNPADRTLMDLQRTKGYVRVKVEQFKPAEEAAIAAGLLQ; encoded by the coding sequence ATGGGTCGTCGATGGATTTATGTCGGCTTATCAAGTGTGGTAGCTATAGTGGTAAGCCTCGGATTACTCAGTCCTGCCTGGTCTGAAACACCGAAGGAGCTACGGGTTTCGGCTATCCCGGACGAGAATCCCACTGAGTTGATGCGGATCTACGCGCCCTTCGCTGAATATCTGAGTAAAGAGCTGGGCATCCCGGTCAGATATTATCCCGTAGTGGACTACGCCGCGACCGTCGAAGCCCTGGCGGCCAAGAAACTCGACTTGGTCTGGTATGGTGGGTTCACCTTTGTCCAAGCTCGGAGGCGGACCGGCAATGCGATTCCGGTGGTGAGCCGGGAGGAGGACCTGCGCTTTCACAGCAAATTTATCACCAGGCCGGAAACCGGTATCAAGGCCCTGACTGACTTGAAGGGCAAGACCTTCTCGTTTGGAAGTGTCAGCTCGACATCAGGTCACCTCATGCCACGCTATTTCCTGCTGCAGAAAGGCATCGACCCAGAAAAAGACTTCGCCAAATTCAGCTTCAGCGGGGCTCATGACGCCACGGTCTTGTGGGTGGAGAGCGGAAAGGTGGACGCCGGAGCCTTAAACGAAGCGGTGTGGGATAAGCTCGTTCAGGCCAAGAAGGTCGATCCAAACAAGGTGCAGGTCTTTTGGACGACACCCCCTTACATCGACTATGTCTGGACCGTACGGGGCGATCTGGACAGCGCCCTCGTAGAAAAGATTGCCACTGCTTTCACCAAGCTGAACTATAACAATCCCGCGGATAGAACATTGATGGACCTTCAGCGAACGAAGGGATACGTCCGCGTCAAGGTCGAGCAGTTCAAGCCGGCCGAAGAGGCAGCGATCGCCGCCGGGCTGCTTCAGTAG
- a CDS encoding phosphonate ABC transporter ATP-binding protein produces the protein MYLLDRVSKVFAGRIVAVDELDLKIHQGERVALIGPSGAGKTTLFRMLNLTIPPTSGSLSFDGLDISHLSGRRLREVRRRIGTIYQQHNLIPRLQVIHNVLAGKLGTWPIWQAVRSLIRPTEVNLASTALRQVGIADKLYDRTETLSGGQQQRVAIARLLVQNPEVILADEPVSSVDPALAAGIVKLLIELSQTTRKTLIMNLHSVDLALAHFPRVIGLKDGKTSFDLAAPAVTDDHLAALYAGSQTEAAEEEAPIRAEQRSLYSCQPHLTS, from the coding sequence ATGTATCTGCTTGATCGAGTCTCCAAGGTATTCGCCGGCCGGATCGTCGCCGTAGACGAGCTTGATCTGAAGATCCACCAGGGCGAGCGGGTGGCCTTGATCGGCCCAAGCGGGGCCGGCAAGACGACCCTGTTCCGGATGTTGAATCTCACGATCCCTCCAACCTCTGGCAGCCTGTCGTTCGATGGACTGGACATCAGCCACTTGTCCGGACGGCGGTTGCGAGAGGTCCGACGCCGGATCGGAACGATCTACCAGCAACACAATCTGATCCCTCGCTTGCAGGTTATTCACAATGTGCTTGCTGGCAAACTCGGGACTTGGCCAATCTGGCAGGCAGTGCGATCCCTGATCCGACCGACGGAGGTCAATCTCGCCTCTACAGCGCTCAGACAGGTCGGCATCGCCGACAAGCTGTACGACAGGACCGAGACCCTGTCAGGCGGCCAGCAGCAGCGGGTCGCCATTGCCCGCCTGCTGGTACAGAATCCAGAGGTGATCCTGGCCGACGAGCCGGTCTCTTCAGTGGATCCCGCACTGGCCGCCGGAATCGTCAAGTTGCTGATCGAGCTGAGCCAGACGACCCGCAAAACCCTCATCATGAACCTCCACAGTGTTGATCTGGCGCTGGCCCATTTCCCCCGAGTGATCGGGCTAAAGGATGGAAAGACGTCGTTCGATCTGGCCGCCCCAGCGGTGACAGATGACCATCTGGCAGCGCTATACGCCGGAAGTCAGACCGAGGCAGCCGAAGAGGAGGCCCCCATCCGTGCAGAGCAACGTTCCCTCTACTCCTGCCAGCCTCACCTTACCAGCTAG
- the phnE gene encoding phosphonate ABC transporter, permease protein PhnE codes for MQSNVPSTPASLTLPARRFSTFQIVCSVLFVLTFLGSYKLAQVKPLLLFESEGRRNIWKFVMGMFPPDLSWNFLSLLGRPILETIQISLMGTVIAVVLGFPLGLLATSSLTFKGILYERELAGSRPRAMLHRGSYLLARALLSLFRTIPEFVWAFMFVRAVGLGPFPGVLAIAISYAGMLGKVYSEILEHVNPGPLEALQATGASRLTILLYGLLPQSLPNLVSYTLYRWECAIRASAILGFVGAGGIGQQLEISMRMFNFNQVTTLIAILFVMVAGVDALSARVRGAILGRERG; via the coding sequence GTGCAGAGCAACGTTCCCTCTACTCCTGCCAGCCTCACCTTACCAGCTAGGCGCTTCTCTACCTTCCAGATCGTCTGTTCCGTCCTGTTTGTTCTGACGTTCCTGGGAAGCTATAAGCTTGCCCAGGTGAAGCCACTGCTGCTCTTCGAGTCTGAGGGACGCCGGAACATCTGGAAGTTCGTCATGGGCATGTTCCCTCCAGACCTATCCTGGAACTTCCTGAGTCTGCTGGGTCGCCCGATCCTGGAAACTATTCAGATCTCCCTGATGGGAACCGTCATCGCCGTAGTCCTCGGCTTTCCCCTTGGCCTCCTTGCCACAAGCTCGCTCACCTTCAAAGGCATTCTGTACGAACGAGAGCTGGCCGGCTCTCGCCCGCGAGCAATGCTCCACAGGGGATCATATTTGCTGGCCAGGGCGCTCCTCAGCCTATTCCGGACCATCCCTGAATTCGTGTGGGCCTTCATGTTTGTCCGAGCCGTCGGACTGGGACCGTTCCCCGGTGTCCTGGCCATTGCGATCTCCTACGCGGGAATGCTGGGGAAGGTCTACTCGGAGATCCTGGAGCATGTGAATCCTGGGCCTCTGGAAGCGCTCCAGGCGACTGGGGCCTCGCGGCTCACCATCCTTCTCTATGGCCTGTTGCCACAGTCCTTGCCGAATCTGGTGTCCTACACCCTGTATCGTTGGGAGTGTGCTATTCGAGCATCGGCGATTTTGGGTTTCGTGGGTGCGGGGGGGATCGGCCAGCAGCTTGAGATCTCAATGCGGATGTTTAATTTTAACCAGGTCACCACCCTGATCGCCATCCTGTTCGTGATGGTGGCGGGGGTTGATGCCTTGAGCGCGAGGGTGAGAGGCGCGATTCTTGGCCGGGAGCGCGGTTGA